In the Bacteroidales bacterium genome, TACTATTAATATGATCCCTGTACCTTTATTCTCCTTATTAGAAAGAAATATCAGTCCCAGGAAGATTAATAAGGCCTGCCAGGTAAACAGAAAATCCCTGAGTCTCCAGGGGATAATATCTGCCAGGTCTGCAATAAGAAAGAGGCCCAGGAACATCAAGACTATTCCCAACAGCAAATGCGCTCTTCCGGATCTCCTGAATTGTCCCGGAGATCTGTTTTCGGGTGAGTTCCCTACACCCTGTTTCCGTTTGTTCCAATCTGAATAGTTTTCCATATCGTATAGCTTATCGCTCCAAATGTAATATGGATCGATCTGTTCCGGCAATAAAAATCGGCAAATGGACAGATTTTACCGGCAAATGGAGAGCTTCTAATAAATTAGTTTTAAAACCTGTTCAGCCATTTGTAACGCCTGGCGTTATCCCCAAATTTGGCTATGAAAGTGAATTCATGGGTACCGTAACTGTGCTTCATCGTACTGTTCAGGCCAATATCAAAGGCATATCCAAACACAAACTTATCCACGCTTACACCGGCCAGTACAATGATGGCCTGTCCGGTCCGAAAAGTCGCACCGGCCCAAAATGTCTGCTGAAAATAGAACTTCCCACTCAAATCGGCCTGGAATTTCCCGTTTTCAGCATATTTAACCAGGGTGGAAGGAGAAAAAATAAGATCCCTGTTCAATTCAAAATCATAACCCCCAATAAGATAGTAATTGCGTTCCATCACATAGCGGTCATATCCCGAATCCCCTATCTTCAGAATTGATTCGAACAGCTGATCCACCGAAAAACCACCCCAATAGTTCCTGGCCGTATAATAAACCCCGAAATCTGCATCCGGAATTAATACTGATTTATTAGCACCCAGCCACAATTCGTCGCCAGGATCTGCCAGCTGAATCAGATCATCATTTAGTCTGAACTGATAGGCAACCATGGAGAGCCCGAAGGAAAGCTGGGAATGACGGAAATTGATATGGTAGGCATAGGTACCCTTAAACCCGGTACGCTCCACAGCTCCGTTTCGATCAGAAAACATATATGCACCAAGGCCAACTTTTCCGCCTCTGCTGTTACTGCTTGTCCTTCTCCGTACCGAAGAGCTTCGTGATATATAGCTCTTTCTCAGAATCCGGGTTTGAAAACTCAGTGCATAAGTGCCAGGAGCATGGTCCATTCCAATCCACTGCTCCCGGGCTGTCAGGTTTACTGCTGTATATCCTTCAGAGCCTGCAACTGAAGGGT is a window encoding:
- a CDS encoding type IX secretion system membrane protein PorP/SprF; the protein is MKRIFYIVILLTGFLIQANAQQVPLYSQYMLNGFLLNPSVAGSEGYTAVNLTAREQWIGMDHAPGTYALSFQTRILRKSYISRSSSVRRRTSSNSRGGKVGLGAYMFSDRNGAVERTGFKGTYAYHINFRHSQLSFGLSMVAYQFRLNDDLIQLADPGDELWLGANKSVLIPDADFGVYYTARNYWGGFSVDQLFESILKIGDSGYDRYVMERNYYLIGGYDFELNRDLIFSPSTLVKYAENGKFQADLSGKFYFQQTFWAGATFRTGQAIIVLAGVSVDKFVFGYAFDIGLNSTMKHSYGTHEFTFIAKFGDNARRYKWLNRF